In Pseudomonas putida, a genomic segment contains:
- a CDS encoding fused response regulator/phosphatase translates to MSAEQALTVLVAEDGAADRLLLAQIVRRQGHEVLMAENGEQAVALFADKRPQLVLLDALMPVMDGFEAARRIKALAGEALVPIIFLTSLNEEQALVRCLEAGGDDFMAKPYSAVILGAKIRAMNRLRRLQATVLEQRDEIARHHHHLLNEQRVAKAVFDKVAHSGCLGSPNIRYLQSPYALFNGDLLLAAFTPSGNMHVLLGDFTGHGLPAAVGAMPLAEVFYGMTAKGYGLAQTLREMNAKLKRILPVDMFCCAVLLSLNPQRGTLEAWNGGMPDGYRLSDQGEVLGVLRSRHLPLGILPAERFDDSTEVLPMAAGERLLLLSDGVVDTADEQERLFGVQRLRAVLAGNREPARLFDELLQALQRFGGRARDDISLCDIRMFTQGEQVPAPTLYTDSGRSSPLDWSLGFELRGDSLRRFNPVPYLVQLLQEIHALRRHTGTLHSVLSELYTNALEHGVLGLDSRLKRDVQGFARYYEERARRLAAQLDGFVRIDLRVEPQAEGGRLLIEVRDSGAGFDVAAQQARPAFERRLSGRGLSLVQGLASRAEWCEGGRCAKAELNW, encoded by the coding sequence ATGTCCGCCGAGCAGGCGTTGACCGTGCTGGTGGCCGAGGATGGCGCCGCCGATCGCCTGTTGCTGGCGCAGATCGTCCGTCGCCAGGGGCATGAAGTGCTCATGGCGGAAAACGGCGAGCAGGCCGTGGCGCTGTTCGCCGACAAGCGTCCGCAGCTGGTGCTGCTCGACGCCCTGATGCCGGTGATGGACGGCTTCGAGGCCGCGCGGCGGATCAAGGCGCTGGCCGGCGAGGCGCTGGTGCCGATCATTTTCCTGACCTCGCTGAACGAAGAGCAGGCCCTGGTGCGCTGCCTGGAGGCCGGAGGTGACGACTTCATGGCCAAGCCTTACAGTGCGGTGATCCTCGGCGCCAAGATCCGCGCCATGAACCGCTTGCGCCGGTTGCAGGCCACCGTGCTCGAGCAGCGCGACGAGATTGCCCGGCACCACCACCACCTGCTCAACGAACAAAGGGTGGCCAAGGCGGTGTTCGACAAGGTCGCCCATTCCGGTTGCCTGGGCTCGCCGAATATCCGTTACCTGCAATCGCCCTATGCGCTGTTCAATGGCGACCTGCTGCTGGCCGCGTTCACGCCCTCCGGCAACATGCATGTGCTGCTCGGCGATTTCACCGGCCATGGCCTGCCCGCCGCGGTCGGTGCGATGCCCCTGGCCGAGGTGTTCTACGGCATGACCGCCAAGGGCTACGGCCTGGCGCAGACCCTGCGCGAGATGAACGCCAAGCTCAAGCGCATCCTGCCGGTGGACATGTTCTGCTGCGCGGTGCTGCTCAGCCTCAATCCCCAGCGCGGTACGCTGGAGGCCTGGAATGGCGGCATGCCGGACGGTTACCGGCTGTCTGACCAGGGCGAGGTGCTCGGGGTATTGCGCTCGCGCCATTTGCCGCTGGGCATACTGCCGGCAGAGCGCTTCGACGACAGCACCGAGGTGTTGCCCATGGCCGCCGGGGAGCGCCTGTTGCTGTTGTCCGATGGCGTGGTGGATACCGCCGACGAACAGGAGCGCCTGTTCGGTGTACAGCGCCTGCGCGCCGTGCTGGCGGGCAACCGCGAGCCCGCGCGGCTGTTCGACGAACTGTTGCAGGCCCTGCAGCGCTTTGGTGGGCGCGCCCGCGATGACATCAGCCTGTGCGACATCCGCATGTTCACCCAGGGCGAGCAGGTGCCGGCGCCGACCCTCTACACCGACAGCGGGCGCTCCAGCCCGCTGGACTGGTCGCTGGGTTTCGAATTGCGCGGCGACAGCCTGCGCCGTTTCAACCCGGTGCCGTATCTGGTGCAACTGTTGCAGGAGATCCACGCCTTGCGCCGGCATACTGGCACCTTGCACAGCGTACTCAGTGAGTTGTATACCAACGCCCTGGAGCACGGCGTGTTGGGCCTGGATTCGCGGCTCAAGCGTGACGTGCAGGGTTTTGCCAGGTATTACGAAGAGCGCGCCCGGCGTTTGGCCGCGCAGCTGGATGGCTTCGTGCGAATCGACCTGCGGGTGGAACCGCAAGCCGAGGGAGGGCGTCTGCTTATTGAGGTACGCGACAGCGGCGCAGGCTTCGACGTGGCTGCGCAGCAGGCGCGCCCGGCCTTCGAGCGGCGCCTCAGTGGGCGTGGCTTGAGCCTGGTGCAGGGACTGGCCAGCCGCGCTGAGTGGTGCGAAGGCGGGCGTTGCGCCAAGGCAGAGTTGAACTGGTGA
- a CDS encoding STAS domain-containing protein, with amino-acid sequence MAVETDFSQDGKKLTIRIKGRFDFGRHQEFRDAYERQNRKPDFVVVDLGAATYLDSSALGMLLLLRDHMGGDDAEVSVVHANSDVRKILAISNFDKLFDIS; translated from the coding sequence ATGGCCGTCGAAACCGATTTTTCGCAGGATGGGAAAAAGCTGACGATCAGGATCAAGGGCCGCTTCGATTTTGGCCGCCACCAGGAGTTTCGGGACGCCTACGAACGCCAGAATCGCAAGCCCGACTTCGTGGTCGTGGACCTGGGCGCCGCCACCTACCTCGACAGCTCTGCGCTGGGCATGTTGCTGTTGCTTCGCGACCATATGGGCGGAGATGACGCTGAAGTGAGCGTGGTGCACGCCAATTCGGACGTGCGCAAGATCCTGGCCATCTCCAATTTCGACAAACTGTTCGATATCAGTTGA
- the fliJ gene encoding flagellar export protein FliJ has protein sequence MATPSRAARLAPVVNMAEETERKAAQRLGHFQQLVAQSQAKLAELETFREGYQAQWITRGGQGVDGSWLLNYQRFLGQLETAMTQQRQSLHWHQNNLNNARGTWQKAHARVEGLRKLVQRYLDEARRAEDKREQRLLDELSQRLPRQSQF, from the coding sequence ATGGCCACGCCCAGCCGTGCCGCGCGCCTGGCGCCGGTGGTGAACATGGCCGAGGAGACCGAGCGCAAGGCGGCCCAGCGCCTTGGGCATTTCCAGCAGCTGGTGGCGCAGTCGCAGGCCAAGCTGGCCGAGCTCGAAACGTTTCGTGAAGGCTACCAGGCGCAGTGGATCACCCGTGGCGGGCAGGGCGTCGATGGTAGTTGGCTGCTCAACTATCAGCGCTTTCTCGGCCAGCTGGAAACGGCCATGACCCAGCAGCGCCAGAGCCTGCACTGGCACCAGAACAACCTCAATAATGCCCGTGGCACCTGGCAGAAGGCCCATGCCCGGGTCGAAGGCCTGCGCAAGCTGGTGCAACGCTACCTGGACGAAGCCCGCCGCGCCGAAGACAAGCGCGAGCAGCGGTTGCTCGACGAGTTGTCGCAGCGTTTGCCACGCCAAAGCCAGTTCTGA
- the fliI gene encoding flagellar protein export ATPase FliI, whose product MRLDRTSFAKRLGTYAEAVKLPAQPVVEGRLLRMVGLTLEAEGLRAAVGGRCLVINDDSYHPVQVEAEVMGFAGSKVFLMPVGSIAGIAPGARVVPLDDSGRLPMGMSMLGRVLDGAGRALDGKGGMKAEDWVPMDGPVINPLNRDPISQPLDVGIRSINGLLTVGRGQRLGLFAGTGVGKSVLLGMMTRFTEADIIVVGLIGERGREVKEFIEHILGEEGLKRSVVVASPADDAPLMRLRAAMYCTRIAEYFRDKGKNVLLLMDSLTRFAQAQREIALAIGEPPATRGYPPSVFAKLPKLVERAGNGEAGGGSITAFYTVLSEGDDQQDPIADSARGVLDGHFVLSRRLAEEGHYPAIDIEASISRVMPQVVDADHLRQAQKFKQLWARLSQSRDLISVGAYVAGGDPETDLAIALQSKLVDYLRQGLDEHAGMEQCRAELGAIFTPPAGH is encoded by the coding sequence ATGCGCCTTGACCGCACCAGTTTCGCCAAGCGCCTGGGCACCTATGCCGAGGCGGTCAAGCTGCCGGCCCAGCCGGTGGTCGAAGGGCGTCTGCTGCGCATGGTCGGCCTCACCCTCGAAGCTGAAGGCCTGCGCGCTGCAGTGGGGGGGCGTTGCCTGGTGATCAACGACGACAGCTACCACCCGGTGCAGGTCGAAGCCGAAGTGATGGGCTTTGCCGGCAGCAAGGTGTTTCTCATGCCGGTCGGCAGCATCGCCGGCATCGCGCCCGGTGCGCGCGTGGTGCCGCTGGACGACAGTGGCCGCCTGCCCATGGGCATGAGCATGCTCGGCCGGGTGCTCGACGGCGCCGGCCGTGCCCTGGATGGCAAGGGTGGGATGAAAGCCGAGGACTGGGTGCCGATGGATGGCCCGGTGATCAACCCGCTCAACCGCGATCCGATCAGCCAGCCGCTGGACGTGGGCATTCGCAGCATCAACGGCCTGCTCACCGTCGGGCGTGGCCAGCGCCTGGGCCTGTTCGCCGGTACTGGCGTGGGCAAGTCGGTGCTTCTGGGCATGATGACCCGCTTCACCGAAGCGGACATCATCGTCGTTGGCCTGATCGGCGAGCGGGGTCGCGAGGTGAAGGAGTTCATCGAGCATATCCTCGGCGAAGAGGGGCTCAAGCGCTCGGTGGTGGTCGCCTCGCCCGCCGACGACGCGCCGCTGATGCGCTTGCGCGCAGCCATGTACTGCACGCGGATCGCCGAGTACTTCCGCGACAAGGGCAAGAACGTCCTGCTGCTGATGGACTCGCTGACCCGTTTCGCCCAGGCCCAGCGGGAAATCGCCCTGGCCATCGGCGAGCCCCCGGCCACGCGCGGTTATCCGCCGTCGGTGTTCGCCAAGCTGCCCAAGCTGGTCGAGCGCGCCGGTAACGGCGAGGCCGGGGGTGGGTCGATCACCGCCTTCTACACGGTCTTGTCCGAAGGCGACGACCAGCAGGACCCGATCGCCGACTCGGCGCGCGGCGTGCTCGATGGCCACTTCGTGCTGTCGCGTCGGCTGGCCGAGGAAGGCCATTACCCCGCCATCGATATCGAGGCGTCGATCAGCCGGGTCATGCCACAGGTGGTCGATGCCGATCACCTGCGCCAGGCGCAGAAATTCAAGCAGCTGTGGGCGCGGCTGTCGCAGAGCCGCGACCTGATCAGCGTCGGCGCGTACGTGGCCGGCGGCGACCCGGAAACCGACCTGGCCATCGCCTTGCAGTCCAAGCTGGTCGACTACCTGCGCCAGGGCCTGGACGAACACGCCGGCATGGAACAGTGCCGCGCCGAGCTGGGGGCGATCTTCACGCCTCCGGCAGGGCACTGA
- the fliH gene encoding flagellar assembly protein FliH — translation MATKESHPSDLIRAGDLEGVDVWALPSFDPEPEPEPEPEPEPEVIEEEIEEVPLEEVQPLTLEELEAIRQEAYNEGFATGEREGFHSTQLKVREEAEKALNAKLGSLERLMGHLLAPIAEQDTQIEQTLVHLVAHMARQVIGRELRSDSSQITQVLREALKLLPMGAENIRIHLNPQDFELAKALRERHEEQWKLLEDDALLPGGCRIETLHSRIDATMETRIEKVIAQLFDQLHDQALHPAKPDMRIDLDAADAP, via the coding sequence ATGGCCACGAAAGAATCCCACCCCAGCGACCTGATCCGCGCCGGCGACCTCGAAGGCGTCGACGTCTGGGCGCTGCCCAGCTTCGACCCGGAACCCGAGCCTGAGCCCGAACCCGAGCCGGAACCCGAGGTCATCGAAGAAGAAATCGAGGAAGTGCCTCTGGAGGAAGTCCAGCCACTGACCCTCGAAGAACTCGAAGCCATCCGCCAGGAAGCCTATAACGAAGGCTTCGCCACTGGTGAGCGTGAGGGCTTCCACAGCACCCAGCTCAAGGTTCGCGAAGAAGCCGAGAAGGCCTTGAACGCCAAGCTCGGCAGCCTCGAGCGCTTGATGGGCCACCTGCTGGCGCCGATCGCCGAGCAGGACACGCAGATCGAGCAGACCCTGGTGCACCTGGTCGCGCACATGGCCCGCCAGGTCATCGGTCGCGAGCTGCGCAGCGATTCCAGCCAGATCACCCAGGTGCTGCGTGAGGCGTTGAAACTGCTGCCGATGGGCGCCGAGAACATCCGCATCCACCTGAACCCGCAAGACTTCGAGCTGGCCAAGGCCCTGCGCGAGCGTCACGAAGAGCAGTGGAAGCTGCTCGAGGACGATGCCCTGCTGCCAGGCGGCTGCCGCATCGAGACGTTGCACAGCCGCATTGACGCCACCATGGAAACGCGGATCGAGAAGGTCATTGCGCAACTGTTCGACCAACTCCACGACCAGGCCCTGCATCCGGCGAAGCCGGACATGCGCATCGATCTGGACGCTGCCGATGCGCCTTGA
- the fliG gene encoding flagellar motor switch protein FliG, whose amino-acid sequence MSDNRAVTAKLSRVDKAAILLLSLGETDAAQVLRHMGPKEVQRVGVAMAQMGNVHREQVEQVMSEFVDIVGDQTSLGVGSDGYIRKMLNQALGEDKANGLIDRILLGGNTSGLDSLKWMEPRAVADVIRYEHPQIQAIVVAYLDPDQAGEVLSNFDHKVRLDIILRVSSLNTVQPAALKELNLILEKQFSGNSNAARTTLGGIKRAADIMNFLDSSVEGALMDSIREIDNDLSEQIEDLMFVFNNLADVDDRGIQALLREVSSDVLVVSLKGADERVKDKIFKNMSKRASELLRDDLEAKGPVRVSDVETAQKEILTIARRMADAGEIVLGGKGAEEMI is encoded by the coding sequence ATGAGTGACAACCGAGCGGTTACCGCCAAGCTGAGCCGCGTCGACAAGGCGGCCATCCTGCTGCTCTCGCTGGGCGAGACCGATGCTGCGCAGGTGCTGCGCCACATGGGTCCCAAGGAGGTGCAGCGGGTCGGCGTGGCCATGGCGCAAATGGGCAACGTGCACCGCGAGCAGGTCGAGCAGGTGATGAGCGAGTTCGTCGACATCGTCGGCGACCAGACCAGCCTGGGCGTGGGCTCCGACGGCTACATCCGCAAGATGCTCAACCAGGCCCTGGGCGAGGACAAGGCCAATGGCCTGATCGACCGCATCCTGCTCGGCGGCAACACCAGCGGCCTGGACAGCCTCAAGTGGATGGAGCCGCGCGCCGTGGCTGACGTGATCCGCTACGAGCACCCGCAGATCCAGGCCATCGTGGTCGCTTATCTCGACCCCGACCAGGCCGGTGAAGTACTGAGCAATTTCGACCACAAGGTGCGCCTGGACATCATCCTGCGCGTGTCGTCGCTCAACACCGTGCAGCCTGCGGCGCTCAAGGAACTGAACCTGATCCTCGAGAAGCAGTTCTCGGGCAACTCCAACGCCGCGCGCACCACCCTGGGTGGCATCAAGCGCGCCGCCGACATCATGAACTTCCTCGACAGCTCCGTCGAAGGTGCACTGATGGATTCGATCCGCGAGATCGACAACGACCTGTCGGAGCAGATCGAAGACTTGATGTTCGTCTTCAACAACCTGGCCGACGTCGACGATCGTGGCATCCAGGCGTTGCTGCGCGAGGTGTCCTCGGACGTGCTGGTGGTATCGCTCAAGGGCGCCGACGAGCGGGTCAAGGACAAGATCTTCAAGAACATGTCCAAGCGTGCCTCGGAGCTGCTGCGCGACGACCTCGAGGCCAAGGGCCCGGTGCGCGTCAGCGATGTGGAGACCGCGCAGAAGGAAATCCTCACCATTGCCCGCCGCATGGCCGACGCCGGCGAGATCGTGCTGGGTGGCAAGGGTGCCGAGGAAATGATCTGA
- the fliF gene encoding flagellar basal-body MS-ring/collar protein FliF, producing the protein MAEAVVDNAPAKSGPPASKPPLFGMSFLENISQMPMLRQIGLLVGLAASVAIGFAVVLWSQQPDYRPLYGSLAGMDTKQVMDTLAAADIPYNVEPNSGALLVKADDLSRARLKLAAAGVAPSDGNVGFEILDKDQGLGTSQFMEATRYRRGLEGELARTVASLNNVKAARVHLAIPKSSVFVRDERKPSASVLVELYPGRALDAGQVMAIVNLVATSVPELDKSQVTVVDQKGNLLSDQLQDNALTMAGKQFDYSRRMESMLTQRVHNILQPVLGNDRYKAEVSADLDFSAVESTSEQFNPDQPALRSEQSVNEQRSSSQGPQGVPGALSNQPPAGASAPENATAGAPAAGAIQPGQPLVDANGQQIMDPATGQPMLAPYPADKRVQTTKNFELDRSISHTRQQQGRLTRLSVAVVVDDQAKVDANGETTRTPWGAEDLARFTRLVQDAVGFDASRGDSVTVINVPFSADRGEELADIPFYSQPWFWDIVKQVLGVVFILVLVFGVLRPVLNNITGGGKQAATDSDMELGGGMIGLDGELANDRVSLGGPTSILLPSPSEGYEAQLNAIKGLVAEDPGRVAQVVKEWINADE; encoded by the coding sequence ATGGCCGAAGCAGTCGTCGATAACGCCCCCGCCAAGAGCGGCCCACCAGCGTCGAAACCGCCGCTGTTCGGCATGTCGTTCCTGGAAAACATCTCGCAGATGCCCATGCTGCGTCAGATCGGCCTGTTGGTCGGCCTGGCCGCCAGCGTGGCGATCGGCTTCGCCGTGGTGCTCTGGTCGCAGCAGCCGGACTACCGGCCGCTGTACGGCAGCCTGGCGGGGATGGACACCAAGCAGGTCATGGACACCCTGGCCGCGGCCGACATTCCGTACAACGTGGAACCCAATTCCGGCGCACTGCTGGTCAAGGCCGACGACCTCTCCCGTGCGCGCCTGAAACTCGCAGCTGCCGGCGTGGCGCCCAGCGATGGCAACGTCGGCTTCGAGATCCTCGACAAGGACCAGGGCCTGGGCACCAGCCAGTTCATGGAAGCCACCCGCTACCGTCGGGGCCTTGAAGGCGAGCTGGCGCGCACCGTGGCCAGCCTCAACAACGTCAAGGCCGCGCGCGTGCACCTGGCGATCCCGAAGAGCTCGGTGTTCGTGCGTGACGAGCGCAAGCCGAGCGCATCGGTGCTGGTCGAGCTGTACCCGGGCCGCGCCCTGGACGCCGGCCAGGTGATGGCCATCGTCAACCTGGTGGCCACCAGCGTGCCGGAGCTGGACAAGTCCCAGGTCACCGTGGTCGACCAGAAGGGCAACCTGCTCTCCGACCAGTTGCAGGACAACGCCCTGACCATGGCCGGCAAGCAGTTCGACTACAGCCGGCGCATGGAAAGCATGCTCACCCAGCGTGTGCACAACATCCTGCAGCCAGTGCTGGGCAACGACCGCTACAAGGCCGAAGTGTCCGCCGACCTCGACTTCAGCGCGGTCGAATCGACCTCCGAGCAGTTCAACCCGGACCAGCCGGCGCTGCGCAGCGAGCAGTCGGTCAACGAGCAACGTTCCAGCAGCCAGGGCCCGCAAGGCGTGCCGGGCGCGCTGAGCAACCAGCCGCCAGCAGGTGCTTCCGCGCCTGAAAACGCCACTGCCGGCGCGCCGGCGGCAGGTGCCATCCAACCAGGCCAACCCCTGGTCGACGCCAATGGCCAGCAGATCATGGACCCGGCCACCGGCCAGCCGATGCTGGCGCCATACCCGGCCGACAAGCGCGTGCAGACCACCAAGAACTTCGAGCTGGACCGCTCGATCAGCCACACCCGCCAGCAGCAAGGTCGCCTGACCCGCCTGTCGGTGGCGGTGGTGGTCGACGACCAGGCCAAGGTCGATGCCAACGGCGAGACCACCCGCACCCCCTGGGGCGCCGAAGATTTGGCGCGCTTCACCCGCCTGGTGCAGGACGCGGTCGGCTTCGACGCCAGCCGTGGCGACAGCGTGACGGTGATCAACGTACCGTTCTCAGCCGACCGCGGCGAAGAGCTGGCCGACATTCCGTTCTACTCGCAGCCCTGGTTCTGGGACATCGTCAAGCAAGTGCTGGGCGTGGTGTTCATCCTGGTGCTGGTGTTCGGCGTGTTGCGCCCGGTGCTCAACAACATCACTGGCGGCGGCAAGCAGGCTGCCACGGACAGTGACATGGAACTGGGCGGCGGCATGATCGGTCTGGATGGCGAACTGGCCAACGATCGCGTCAGCCTGGGTGGCCCGACAAGCATTCTGTTGCCGAGCCCAAGCGAGGGTTACGAGGCGCAGCTCAACGCAATCAAGGGCCTCGTGGCCGAAGACCCGGGCCGCGTGGCCCAGGTCGTGAAAGAGTGGATCAACGCCGATGAGTGA
- the fliE gene encoding flagellar hook-basal body complex protein FliE, translated as MSQGVEFNRLMLDMRAMQADAMSLPKTTAAPELAEGQSSFADMLGQAIGKVDATQQASSQLANAFEIGKSGVDLTDVMIASQKASVSMQALTQVRNKLVQAYQDIMQMPV; from the coding sequence ATGAGCCAAGGTGTTGAATTCAATCGTCTGATGCTGGACATGCGGGCCATGCAGGCCGACGCCATGTCGCTGCCCAAAACCACTGCCGCCCCCGAGTTGGCGGAAGGTCAGAGCAGTTTCGCCGACATGCTCGGCCAGGCGATTGGTAAAGTGGACGCGACCCAGCAAGCTTCGTCCCAGCTGGCCAACGCCTTTGAAATCGGCAAGAGCGGCGTCGACCTCACCGACGTGATGATCGCTTCGCAGAAGGCCAGCGTGTCCATGCAGGCATTGACCCAGGTGCGCAACAAGCTGGTCCAGGCGTACCAGGACATCATGCAGATGCCGGTTTGA
- a CDS encoding sigma-54-dependent transcriptional regulator, translating into MAINVLLVEDDRVLRQALGDTLEIGGFAYQAVGSAEEALQAVRAEAFSLVVSDVNMPGMDGHQLLAQLRRLQPQLPVLLMTAHAAVERAVEAMRQGAVDYLVKPFEPKALLSLVQRHAGGAGLAEEEGPVACEPASRQLLELAARVARSDSTVLVSGESGTGKEVLARFIHQQSPRASQPFVAINCAAIPDNMLEATLFGHEKGAFTGAIAAQAGKFEQAEGGTLLLDEISEMPLGLQAKLLRVLQEREVERVGGRKPIPLDIRVLATTNRDLAGEVAAGRFREDLYYRLSVFPLAWQPLRERTGDILPLAERLLARHVAKMKHAPVRLSAGASACLQGHAWPGNVRELDNALQRALILQQGGVIEAADFCLAGAIPLSAGRPVASPQAAVEPLEAQGDLGGDMRRHEFQMIIDTLRAERGRRKEAAERLGISPRTLRYKLAQMRDAGLDVEASLYG; encoded by the coding sequence ATGGCGATCAACGTCCTGCTGGTCGAGGACGACCGCGTGCTGCGCCAGGCCCTGGGCGACACCCTGGAGATCGGCGGCTTCGCCTATCAGGCCGTGGGCAGCGCCGAGGAGGCGTTGCAGGCGGTGCGGGCCGAGGCTTTCAGCCTGGTGGTCAGCGACGTGAACATGCCCGGTATGGACGGCCATCAGTTGCTGGCCCAACTGCGTCGCTTGCAGCCGCAATTGCCGGTGCTGTTGATGACTGCCCACGCGGCGGTGGAGCGTGCGGTCGAGGCCATGCGCCAGGGCGCGGTCGATTACCTGGTCAAGCCGTTCGAGCCCAAGGCGCTGCTGAGCCTGGTGCAGCGCCACGCCGGCGGTGCTGGCCTGGCGGAAGAGGAGGGGCCGGTGGCCTGCGAGCCGGCCAGCCGGCAGTTGCTGGAACTGGCCGCACGCGTGGCGCGCAGCGACTCGACCGTCTTGGTGTCTGGCGAATCGGGCACCGGCAAGGAAGTGCTGGCGCGCTTCATTCATCAGCAGTCGCCCCGGGCCAGTCAGCCTTTCGTCGCCATCAACTGCGCGGCGATCCCCGACAACATGCTAGAGGCCACCCTGTTCGGTCATGAAAAAGGCGCTTTTACCGGTGCCATTGCTGCCCAGGCGGGCAAGTTCGAGCAGGCCGAGGGCGGTACGCTGCTGCTCGACGAGATTTCCGAAATGCCCCTGGGCCTCCAGGCCAAGCTCCTGCGTGTATTGCAGGAGCGCGAGGTCGAGCGGGTAGGTGGGCGTAAGCCGATCCCGCTGGACATCCGCGTGCTGGCCACCACCAACCGCGACCTTGCCGGCGAAGTGGCGGCCGGGCGTTTCCGCGAAGACCTGTACTATCGGCTGTCGGTGTTCCCCTTGGCCTGGCAGCCGCTGCGCGAGCGCACTGGCGATATTCTGCCGCTGGCCGAGCGCCTTCTGGCGCGCCACGTGGCCAAGATGAAGCACGCGCCGGTGCGCCTGTCCGCAGGCGCCAGCGCCTGCCTGCAGGGCCATGCCTGGCCGGGCAACGTGCGTGAGCTGGACAACGCCTTGCAACGCGCCTTGATCCTCCAGCAGGGCGGTGTCATCGAAGCGGCGGATTTCTGTCTGGCAGGCGCCATTCCGTTGTCGGCAGGTCGCCCGGTCGCCAGTCCACAGGCTGCGGTCGAGCCGCTGGAGGCGCAAGGCGACCTCGGCGGCGACATGCGCCGGCACGAGTTCCAGATGATCATCGACACCTTGCGCGCCGAGCGCGGCCGCCGCAAGGAAGCCGCCGAGCGCCTCGGCATCAGCCCGCGGACCCTGCGCTACAAGCTCGCGCAGATGCGTGACGCGGGTCTGGACGTGGAAGCCAGCCTGTACGGCTAA
- a CDS encoding sensor histidine kinase, whose translation MPQAAHFSRAPDPQGRTPIEQESREGLEQAFALFNQMSTQLTQSYSMLEARVSELKGELAVVSAQRMAELAEKERLANRLQNLLDLLPGGVIVIDGQGLVREANPAACDLLGEPLVGQLWRQVIARSFAPRKDDGHEVSLRDGRRLSIATRSLDAEPGQLVLLNDLTETRRLQDQLARHERLSSLGRMVASLAHQIRTPLSAAMLYASHLADDLQTLAPETRQRFAANLKERLHELEHQVRDMLVFARGELPLGDRVTPKALFQALQQAAQAHVQGHAVRWQCDSHLGELLCNRDTLVGALLNLIENAVQASAEPARLKVHLYRREQTLHLCISDAGCGVAPDLLERLGEPFLTTKSTGTGLGLAVVKAVARAHQGRVELRSKVGRGTCVKVLLPLIATEAK comes from the coding sequence ATGCCCCAGGCCGCCCACTTTTCCAGAGCCCCCGATCCGCAGGGGCGTACCCCGATCGAGCAGGAAAGTCGAGAGGGGCTTGAGCAGGCGTTCGCCCTGTTCAACCAGATGTCCACCCAGCTCACCCAGTCCTACAGCATGCTCGAGGCCCGGGTCAGCGAGCTCAAGGGCGAGCTGGCGGTCGTCAGCGCCCAGCGCATGGCCGAACTTGCAGAAAAAGAGCGCCTGGCCAACCGCCTGCAGAACCTGCTCGACCTGCTTCCCGGTGGGGTGATCGTGATCGACGGCCAAGGCCTGGTGCGCGAGGCCAACCCGGCCGCTTGCGACTTGCTCGGCGAGCCCTTGGTCGGCCAGCTGTGGCGCCAGGTCATCGCCCGCAGCTTCGCCCCACGCAAGGACGACGGCCACGAAGTCTCGCTGCGCGACGGCCGCCGCCTGTCCATCGCCACCCGCTCGCTGGATGCTGAGCCCGGCCAGTTGGTGCTACTCAACGACCTGACCGAAACCCGTCGCCTACAAGACCAATTGGCACGCCATGAGCGGCTGTCGTCGCTTGGGCGCATGGTCGCCTCGCTCGCCCACCAGATCCGCACGCCGCTGTCCGCCGCCATGCTCTACGCCAGCCACCTGGCCGACGACCTGCAGACCCTGGCCCCGGAAACCCGTCAACGCTTCGCCGCCAACCTCAAGGAGCGCCTGCACGAGCTGGAGCACCAGGTGCGCGACATGCTGGTATTCGCCCGTGGCGAACTGCCGCTGGGTGACCGGGTGACGCCCAAGGCACTGTTCCAGGCCCTGCAGCAGGCGGCCCAGGCCCATGTCCAGGGCCATGCCGTGCGCTGGCAGTGCGACAGCCACCTGGGTGAGTTGCTGTGCAATCGCGATACCTTGGTCGGCGCCTTGCTCAACCTGATCGAGAACGCCGTGCAGGCCAGCGCCGAGCCCGCGCGGCTGAAGGTGCACCTGTATCGCCGCGAGCAGACCCTGCACCTGTGCATCAGCGACGCCGGCTGTGGTGTCGCCCCCGATCTGCTGGAGCGCCTGGGTGAGCCGTTCCTGACCACCAAATCCACCGGTACCGGCCTCGGCCTTGCCGTGGTCAAGGCCGTGGCGCGTGCCCACCAGGGTCGGGTCGAGCTGCGCTCAAAGGTCGGCCGTGGTACCTGCGTCAAGGTGCTGTTGCCGCTCATTGCCACGGAGGCCAAGTGA